From the genome of Orcinus orca chromosome 5, mOrcOrc1.1, whole genome shotgun sequence, one region includes:
- the SLC19A1 gene encoding reduced folate transporter isoform X7, which translates to MQFMEFFFSITMAARIAYSSYIFSLVPPACYQRMAGYSRASVLLGVFTSSVLGQLLVTMGRVSFSTLNYISLAFLTFSLVLTFFLKRPERSLFFNRGAPASAGASPSELDRMNLGQGQPTGGKLGRLPASWRDSVLAHMLRELRRTARLPQLRLWSLWWVFNSAGYYLIVYYVHILWNVVNPTTDTTRVYNGGADAASTLLGAITSFAAGFVKIRWALWAELIIAVVTVLQAGLVFLMYRTSSIWLCYSAFVLFRGSYQFLVPIATFQIASSLSQELRALVFGVNTFLATVLKTIITLVVSDKRGLGLPVHSQFLVYFVYFLVLFVAYVLAALLTGLRHFRQGRRQPPPPAQELMSPMREPAAQDGPAPEDGVRAVGEQRQQPEAKA; encoded by the exons ATGCAGTTCATGGAGTTCTTCTTCAGTATCACCATGGCGGCCCGCATTGCCTACTCCTCCTACATCTTCTCGCTGGTGCCCCCCGCCTGCTACCAGCGCATGGCCGGCTACTCGCGGGCCTCCGTTCTGCTGGGCGTCTTCACCAGCTCCGTGCTGGGCCAGCTGCTGGTCACGATGGGCAGGGTCTCCTTCTCCACGCTCAACTACATCTCGCTGGCTTTCCTCACCTTCAGTCTGGTCCTCACGTTCTTCCTGAAGCGCCCCGAGCGCAGCCTCTTCTTCAACCGCGGAGCGCCCGCGAGTGCCGGGGCCTCGCCCTCCGAGCTGGACCGGATGAACCTGGGCCAAGGGCAGCCCACGGGTGGGAAGCTGGGCCGGCTGCCGGCCTCCTGGCGGGACTCGGTGCTCGCGCACATGCTCCGCGAGCTGCGTCGCACCGCGCGGCTGCCGCAGCTGCGCCTCTGGTCCCTCTGGTGGGTCTTCAACTCCGCCGGCTACTACCTGATCGTCTACTACGTGCACATCCTGTGGAACGTGGTCAACCCCACCACGGACACCACGAGGGTCTACAACGGCGGGGCGGACGCCGCCTCCACTCTGCTCG GTGCCATCACCTCCTTCGCCGCCGGCTTCGTGAAGATCCGGTGGGCGCTGTGGGCTGAGCTGATCATCGCGGTGGTGACGGTGCTGCAGGCCGGGCTGGTCTTCCTCATGTACAGGACCAGCAGCATCTGGCTGTGCTACTCGGCCTTCGTGCTCTTCCGTGGCTCCTACCAGTTCCTGGTGCCCATCGCCAC TTTTCAGATCGCGTCTTCTCTTTCTCAAGAGCTCCGCGCCCTTGTCTTCGGAGTCAACACGTTCCTCGCCACTGTCCTCAAGACCATCATCACCCTCGTTGTCTCCGACAAGCGGGGCCTGGGCCTCCCGGTCCACTCTCAG TTCCTCGTCTACTTTGTGTACTTCCTGGTGCTGTTTGTCGCCTATGTCCTTGCGGCCTTGCTGACGGGCCTGCGCCACTTCCGACAGGGCCGCCGCCAGCCCCCGCCGCCGGCCCAGGAGCTGATGAGTCCGATGCGGGAGCCGGCCGCGCAGGACGGGCCCGCCCCAGAGGACGGCGTGCGAGCCGTGGGGGAGCAGAGGCAGCAGCCCGAGGCCAAGGCCTGA